In one window of Frigoriglobus tundricola DNA:
- a CDS encoding DUF4198 domain-containing protein, with protein MYRTFGALVIGLFAAAAAQAHYPFVVPDDKGESAKVVFSDTLEPDANVNIEKIASTKLTLRDATGKEAPLEWKKGDGFLAVNVPGRGDRVVYGTTDYGVIQKGDDKPFRLAYYPKATIGAASAKAVGAKLPLEIVAVPALSKVRFQVLAAGKPVADSEVTVLLPAGGKKGVKTDKDGYTPTFEGAGRYGVQAKVIDPKEGEHAGKKFSETRSYATLVCDVSK; from the coding sequence ATGTACCGCACGTTCGGGGCGCTGGTGATCGGGCTGTTCGCGGCGGCGGCCGCGCAGGCCCACTACCCGTTCGTCGTGCCCGACGACAAGGGCGAATCGGCGAAGGTGGTCTTCAGCGACACGCTGGAGCCGGACGCCAACGTGAACATCGAGAAGATCGCGAGCACCAAGCTGACGCTCCGCGACGCCACCGGTAAGGAAGCGCCGCTGGAGTGGAAGAAGGGCGACGGCTTCCTCGCGGTGAACGTGCCCGGCCGCGGCGACCGGGTGGTGTACGGCACCACCGATTACGGCGTGATCCAGAAGGGCGACGACAAGCCGTTCCGGCTGGCGTACTACCCGAAGGCGACGATCGGCGCCGCGAGCGCGAAGGCGGTGGGCGCGAAGTTGCCGCTGGAGATCGTTGCCGTGCCGGCGCTGTCGAAGGTGCGGTTCCAGGTGCTGGCCGCGGGCAAGCCGGTGGCCGACTCGGAGGTAACGGTGCTGCTGCCGGCCGGCGGGAAGAAGGGCGTGAAGACCGACAAGGACGGCTACACGCCGACCTTCGAGGGCGCCGGCCGCTACGGCGTCCAGGCGAAGGTGATCGACCCGAAGGAGGGCGAGCACGCCGGCAAGAAGTTCTCGGAGACCCGCTCCTACGCGACGCTGGTGTGCGACGTGTCGAAGTAA
- a CDS encoding M24 family metallopeptidase, with protein MAFPMLTDEQIAARRADIDAKQELVAEILADMNCEAVVLLMPAHVAWFTAGLTARGLIADSERPGVYTNGRQRWLLCSNVDTQRLFDEEIDRLGFQLKEWTWAGGRSELLFNVTAGRTIAADRPFPHVPMANDRLRPLLRPLTAYERARYHDLGEWVAHSVEATARTIRAGETEDEIAGQLGHRMLHRGIEPAAITVTADDRGARFRRSGFTSAPVTRTCLVQATGQRDGLFVTAARTVSFGPPSDEVRTAHDLALKLAAVYRSFSRPGGLISAVADAAAVVLTGTPFEFDGRLSQPGYGAGRFAAEELRRAGQDEPLVAGQAVVWQPRVGPAACVDTVLVTGDTPEVVTAPVDWPFKRVTVRGVTSDIPDLLVRSGE; from the coding sequence ATGGCCTTCCCCATGCTCACCGACGAGCAGATCGCGGCCCGCCGGGCGGACATCGACGCCAAGCAGGAACTCGTCGCCGAAATCCTCGCGGACATGAACTGCGAAGCGGTGGTGCTGCTCATGCCGGCGCACGTCGCGTGGTTCACCGCGGGGCTGACCGCCCGCGGGCTGATCGCCGATTCCGAGCGCCCCGGCGTGTACACCAACGGCCGGCAGCGGTGGCTGCTGTGCTCGAACGTGGACACCCAGCGCCTCTTCGACGAGGAAATCGACCGGCTCGGGTTCCAGTTGAAGGAGTGGACCTGGGCCGGCGGGCGGTCCGAACTGCTCTTCAACGTCACCGCCGGGCGCACCATTGCGGCCGACCGGCCGTTCCCCCACGTGCCGATGGCGAACGACCGGCTCCGCCCGCTGCTCCGCCCCCTCACGGCTTACGAACGGGCGCGCTACCACGACCTGGGCGAGTGGGTGGCGCACTCCGTGGAGGCGACCGCCCGGACGATCCGGGCCGGCGAGACCGAGGACGAGATCGCGGGTCAGCTCGGGCACCGAATGCTGCACCGCGGCATCGAACCGGCCGCGATCACGGTGACCGCCGACGACCGCGGGGCGCGGTTCCGGCGCTCGGGGTTCACGTCCGCCCCGGTGACCCGCACCTGTCTGGTTCAGGCGACCGGCCAGCGGGACGGGCTGTTCGTCACCGCGGCGCGGACGGTCAGCTTCGGCCCGCCGTCGGACGAGGTGCGCACGGCGCACGATCTGGCCCTCAAGCTCGCGGCCGTTTACCGGTCGTTCAGCCGGCCGGGCGGGCTCATTTCCGCCGTGGCCGATGCGGCGGCCGTCGTCCTCACGGGCACGCCGTTCGAGTTCGACGGCCGGTTGAGCCAGCCGGGGTACGGAGCGGGTCGGTTCGCGGCGGAGGAGTTGCGCCGCGCCGGTCAGGACGAGCCGCTCGTCGCCGGACAGGCGGTGGTGTGGCAGCCGCGGGTCGGCCCGGCGGCGTGCGTCGATACGGTGCTCGTGACCGGGGACACACCCGAAGTGGTCACGGCACCGGTCGATTGGCCCTTCAAGCGCGTCACGGTCCGCGGCGTCACGTCCGACATCCCGGACCTCCTGGTCCGAAGTGGTGAGTGA
- a CDS encoding class I SAM-dependent methyltransferase, translated as MLPSPLDRWHDPALLDHLAQVRKPWDALTQRIARAVLAAYLPAPTGQLVEVGAGGGQLLDWLPPALAAHATHTEPSEPLLNAFRQRHPGAHAVRAEATALPVPTGSAGAVLGLCVFDTIPDLASVRDEVGRVLRPGGVVVHFLDLATSPDCLFPELIAGGELPLTNFARDPALVAVLTDEQKALLAPANEFDEVLAVGWEPFRRFVEVLEQAKHPLVAALGPYSGLHRPGRLDPERLARGFMAASADPTRLLALNRALLSLTLSARQMGREWPLRAVSSRAHIRERLRAAFGPAHGFATEFAGPVAAREIVPAGDTLPAGTRFVLRHAGRTVTRSEFPESEFGRVVSELDHSPVPPRAPGAGQIVHETTVEVFVARRNGCGNFSGRQPLSGTRDGCDRVAG; from the coding sequence ATGCTCCCATCCCCTCTCGACCGCTGGCACGACCCGGCCCTTCTGGATCACCTCGCCCAGGTCCGCAAGCCCTGGGACGCTCTGACACAGCGGATCGCGCGGGCGGTGCTGGCGGCGTACCTTCCTGCGCCGACTGGTCAGTTGGTAGAAGTCGGCGCCGGGGGCGGGCAACTGCTCGACTGGCTGCCGCCCGCCCTCGCGGCCCACGCGACACACACCGAACCCTCGGAACCGCTCCTGAACGCGTTCCGGCAGCGGCACCCCGGCGCGCACGCGGTCCGCGCGGAAGCCACTGCGCTCCCGGTTCCGACCGGTTCCGCGGGGGCCGTGCTGGGGCTGTGCGTGTTCGACACGATACCCGATCTCGCGTCGGTGCGGGACGAGGTGGGCCGGGTGCTGCGGCCCGGGGGCGTGGTGGTGCACTTCCTCGACCTCGCGACCAGCCCCGATTGTCTGTTCCCCGAACTGATCGCGGGTGGGGAACTGCCGCTCACGAACTTCGCTCGCGACCCCGCGTTGGTCGCCGTTCTCACCGACGAGCAGAAGGCGCTCCTCGCGCCGGCGAACGAGTTCGATGAGGTGCTGGCGGTCGGGTGGGAGCCGTTCCGCCGGTTCGTCGAGGTGCTGGAGCAAGCGAAGCACCCGCTCGTGGCGGCCCTCGGCCCGTACTCCGGATTGCACCGACCGGGCCGACTCGACCCCGAACGGCTCGCGCGGGGGTTCATGGCCGCGAGTGCCGACCCCACGCGGCTCCTCGCTCTGAACCGGGCGCTCCTCTCATTGACCCTCTCCGCCCGCCAGATGGGCCGCGAGTGGCCGCTGCGGGCGGTGTCGTCGCGTGCGCACATCCGCGAGCGCCTTCGGGCGGCGTTCGGCCCGGCCCACGGCTTCGCGACGGAGTTCGCCGGACCGGTCGCCGCGCGGGAGATCGTCCCGGCCGGCGACACGCTTCCGGCAGGAACGCGGTTCGTGTTGCGGCACGCCGGGCGAACGGTGACGCGGTCGGAATTTCCTGAGAGTGAGTTCGGGCGGGTGGTGTCGGAACTCGATCACTCGCCGGTGCCGCCTCGTGCGCCGGGAGCCGGGCAAATCGTCCACGAAACGACGGTGGAGGTGTTCGTGGCCCGGCGGAACGGGTGCGGCAATTTTTCCGGGAGGCAGCCTTTATCGGGTACACGAGATGGGTGTGACCGGGTCGCGGGTTGA
- a CDS encoding alkaline phosphatase family protein, protein MRPAIVLAPLAVLAAAVTGVAVFALTRPVTPPPERKVRLAVLVVFDQMRGDFLERWQPLFGPDGFVRLQRDGAWFTNCHYPYGVTTTGPGHASMLTGACGDRHGIVNNDWREKGESVYCAASPRYKLVPSPPYPGDKKGAERAGGTPDALLSETVADVLKEATRGRAKVFGLSLKDRSAVLPTGRRPDGAYWFYGVFGTSTYYAGGVRPWVAEFNRAKLADRWFGTEWAKFRSEVDYAAWSGADKILGEGKGVAQGVTFPHPMKGVDEKKGGDEKKPSEQGIGPKYYEALANSPFGNDLLLEFAKTCIYAEKLGQHYDPDLLVVSFSSNDLIGHTWGPDSQEVLDVTLRADAIMADLLTFLDKRVGRDQYLLAVCADHGVCPLPEVSRARGITEAQRVDPQELHKALDAHLTALFPATQPTAGKTAGWVEGMGFPWVYLNPRVVRLSGQSREAIAAEAAKFLATRPGVFRTLTRSELSGPVPESDEIATREKRSFHPARSGDVCVILQPYCLPSAAIGTGTTHGSPFDYDTHVPLLVYGPGISGGPRDEPTTPQALAGIFAKWLEVRRPKDAAFPVPETLQQ, encoded by the coding sequence ATGCGCCCCGCCATTGTGCTCGCGCCGCTCGCCGTTCTTGCTGCCGCCGTCACGGGCGTCGCGGTGTTCGCGCTGACCCGCCCCGTGACGCCGCCGCCGGAGCGGAAGGTCCGCCTCGCCGTGCTGGTCGTGTTCGACCAGATGCGCGGCGACTTCCTCGAACGCTGGCAACCCCTCTTCGGGCCGGACGGGTTCGTCCGGCTCCAGCGCGACGGGGCGTGGTTCACCAACTGCCATTACCCCTACGGCGTCACCACCACCGGCCCCGGGCACGCTTCGATGCTCACCGGCGCGTGCGGGGACCGGCACGGCATCGTGAACAACGACTGGCGCGAGAAGGGCGAGTCCGTGTACTGCGCCGCCTCCCCGCGGTACAAGCTCGTACCGAGCCCGCCGTACCCGGGCGACAAGAAGGGCGCCGAACGGGCGGGCGGCACCCCCGATGCCCTCCTGAGCGAGACCGTCGCCGACGTGCTGAAAGAAGCGACCCGCGGCCGGGCGAAGGTGTTCGGCCTGTCGCTCAAGGACCGGTCCGCCGTCCTCCCGACCGGCCGGCGGCCCGACGGCGCGTACTGGTTCTACGGCGTCTTCGGCACGTCCACCTACTACGCCGGCGGCGTGCGCCCGTGGGTCGCGGAGTTCAACCGCGCGAAACTGGCCGACCGGTGGTTCGGGACGGAGTGGGCGAAGTTCCGGTCGGAGGTCGATTACGCCGCGTGGAGCGGGGCCGACAAGATTCTCGGTGAGGGCAAGGGCGTCGCCCAGGGGGTGACCTTCCCGCACCCGATGAAAGGCGTCGACGAGAAAAAAGGCGGGGACGAGAAAAAGCCGAGCGAGCAAGGCATCGGCCCGAAATACTACGAGGCGCTCGCCAACTCGCCGTTCGGCAACGACCTGTTGCTCGAGTTCGCCAAGACGTGTATCTACGCCGAGAAACTCGGTCAGCATTACGACCCGGACCTGCTCGTCGTGAGCTTCTCCTCGAACGACCTGATCGGCCACACCTGGGGGCCGGACTCGCAGGAGGTGCTGGACGTGACGCTCCGCGCCGACGCGATCATGGCCGATCTGCTCACCTTCCTGGATAAGCGGGTCGGGAGGGACCAGTACCTGCTGGCCGTCTGCGCGGATCACGGCGTGTGCCCGCTGCCGGAGGTGAGCCGGGCGCGGGGGATCACCGAGGCCCAGCGCGTCGATCCGCAGGAGCTGCACAAGGCACTGGACGCGCACCTGACGGCGCTGTTCCCCGCGACCCAACCAACCGCCGGCAAGACCGCGGGGTGGGTCGAGGGCATGGGGTTCCCGTGGGTGTACCTGAACCCGCGCGTGGTCCGGCTGAGCGGCCAGTCGCGTGAGGCGATCGCCGCCGAGGCGGCAAAGTTCCTCGCAACGCGGCCGGGGGTGTTCCGCACACTCACGCGGAGCGAACTGAGCGGTCCGGTGCCGGAATCGGACGAGATCGCGACGCGCGAGAAGCGCTCGTTCCACCCGGCGCGGAGCGGCGACGTGTGTGTGATTCTTCAGCCCTACTGTCTGCCGTCAGCGGCGATCGGGACGGGAACCACGCACGGGTCGCCGTTCGATTACGACACGCACGTACCGCTCCTCGTGTACGGTCCCGGCATCAGCGGCGGTCCCCGCGACGAACCGACCACCCCGCAAGCCCTGGCGGGCATCTTCGCGAAGTGGCTGGAGGTCCGCCGCCCCAAGGACGCCGCGTTCCCGGTTCCCGAAACGCTCCAGCAATAA
- a CDS encoding DUF4139 domain-containing protein: protein MRTIRVLAAGLALALLGSPAPADDTPVKSKIVGVDLFKNGLAIVKREATLGRAGTYTIDDVPTPVHGTFYIDSTGTVDVAVRMRDVEVPATETVPGNLQDDLAGKKVVVHFRGDKRAPVAGTMMKIKPPRADEQAAAGRFLVLQTAKGRVYLEPSEVMAVESEDAGTTVTRRRPQLALTLAETDKAETKVTIRYIATGLSWAPSYRLDISDPKTLALEQNAVVRNELADLDGAEVRLISGYPSVQYAHVRSLISPRATFASFFAELAGGRSWEADAASNSIVSQQAVSLNLRAPGGGWGGSNLALGATPAGEGVDLHYQSIGKRTLAAGDALALTVARGKAEYERIVEWLVPDTRNAHGQPEGNGEGDVWDALKFKNPLAFPMTTGPATVTANGQFNGQRTSYWVNSGEETVLHVEKALSVRTRATETEQLNKDGSGRDLIWLGGRQYRKTTVEGELAVSNHRKETIALVIRRRFSGELVQADGDPKRQLREEGVYSVNKRQEMLWTLPLKGGEEKKLKYTYTVLMPH, encoded by the coding sequence GTGCGCACAATTCGCGTTCTCGCGGCCGGTCTGGCGCTCGCGCTGCTCGGCTCACCCGCACCCGCCGACGACACGCCGGTGAAGAGCAAGATCGTCGGCGTCGATCTGTTCAAGAACGGGCTGGCGATCGTCAAGCGCGAGGCGACGCTCGGCAGGGCCGGCACCTACACCATCGACGACGTGCCCACGCCGGTCCACGGCACCTTCTACATCGACAGCACGGGTACCGTTGATGTGGCGGTGCGGATGCGCGACGTGGAGGTGCCCGCAACCGAAACGGTGCCGGGCAACTTGCAGGACGACCTTGCGGGCAAGAAGGTGGTCGTCCACTTCCGGGGCGACAAGCGCGCCCCGGTCGCCGGGACCATGATGAAGATCAAGCCACCCAGGGCGGACGAACAGGCGGCAGCGGGTCGGTTCCTCGTGCTGCAAACGGCCAAGGGCCGCGTCTATTTGGAGCCGAGCGAGGTCATGGCGGTGGAGTCCGAGGACGCGGGCACCACGGTGACCCGCCGCCGCCCTCAGTTGGCCCTCACGCTGGCCGAAACGGACAAGGCCGAAACGAAGGTCACGATCCGCTACATCGCGACCGGCTTATCGTGGGCGCCGAGCTACCGGCTGGACATTTCCGACCCGAAGACGCTCGCGCTCGAGCAGAACGCGGTCGTCCGCAACGAGCTCGCGGACCTGGACGGCGCCGAGGTGCGGCTGATCTCCGGCTACCCCAGCGTGCAGTACGCGCACGTCCGCTCGCTGATATCCCCCCGGGCGACGTTCGCGTCGTTTTTCGCGGAACTGGCCGGCGGCCGGTCGTGGGAGGCCGACGCGGCGAGTAACTCGATCGTGAGTCAGCAGGCGGTCTCGCTCAACTTGCGCGCCCCCGGCGGCGGGTGGGGCGGCTCCAATCTCGCTCTCGGCGCGACCCCGGCCGGTGAGGGCGTCGATTTGCACTACCAGTCGATCGGCAAGCGCACCCTGGCCGCGGGCGACGCGCTCGCGCTGACGGTGGCAAGGGGCAAGGCCGAGTACGAGCGGATCGTGGAGTGGCTGGTGCCGGACACACGCAACGCCCACGGCCAGCCCGAGGGGAACGGCGAGGGCGACGTGTGGGACGCGCTGAAGTTCAAGAACCCGCTCGCGTTCCCGATGACGACCGGCCCGGCGACGGTGACCGCCAACGGCCAGTTCAACGGCCAGCGCACGAGCTACTGGGTGAACAGCGGCGAGGAGACGGTGCTGCACGTGGAGAAAGCGCTGAGCGTCCGCACGCGGGCGACGGAAACCGAGCAACTGAATAAGGACGGCAGCGGGCGCGACCTGATCTGGCTGGGCGGGCGCCAGTACCGCAAGACGACCGTGGAGGGCGAACTGGCGGTGAGCAACCACCGCAAGGAGACGATCGCACTGGTGATCCGCCGCCGCTTCTCCGGCGAACTGGTCCAGGCCGACGGCGATCCGAAACGGCAGCTCCGCGAGGAGGGCGTGTACTCGGTGAACAAGCGGCAGGAAATGCTCTGGACGCTGCCGCTCAAGGGCGGCGAGGAGAAGAAGTTGAAGTACACCTACACGGTACTCATGCCGCACTGA
- a CDS encoding PQQ-dependent sugar dehydrogenase, with translation MTRRSALATAALAALAGAVVATGGLRHLSADQKPEHPIPEPLKQPLPTSFECRWTDSAITLDGVADEPAWKHAQPIAAFHLPWLGDKARMGRTAATAKLLWDREYLYFHCEMEDSDLFADITAHDGELWKNDVFEIFLRPDATRAGYYEFQVNAAGAHFDAFYPKYDVTSGVEWSKVGQFHMESKVKLRGTLNKRDDTDKGWSVEGRISWTDFVRTGGRPVPGEKWKLNLCRYDYHADWKEPELSCVAPIAKKKIPSFFHQSEDYATLAFVGPDATTAKPFGIDKLERPTSSTVVGFPDPPPSFIAARALDKYRPEFPVYAELIPGGGTRGAPLPGDPEMLVITQPWAYGPTAVSRIKYGAATATKDAVKLMDTPSEGTAYGLTFHPKFAENGYVYIGWNGKLPGKPGKWSVITRYAMTTKAPHELDLKSAANIIEWASDGHNGAAVCFGGDGMMYVTSGDGTSDSDTNLTGQRTDLLLAKLLRIDVDKPADGKMYSVPKDNPFVGNKDFRPETWAMGLRNPWRISYDAKTKQLWVGQNGQDLWEQAYLVKKGDNYGWSVMEGGHPFYPNRKAGPTPFAPPTVEHHHSEARSLTGGLVYHGAKYPELQGAYIYGDYSTGHIWAVKHTGDKIEWHKKIAITTLKITGFTTDPNGELLITHHAASGDGGLFTLVPNTAKHDARFPKKLSDSGLFDSVKEHKLKPGVIPYSVNAPFWSDGLHKARFLAVPEGTIQYKRTNGWDFPDKTVVVKSFALETTEGDPTSRKWVETRFMTRQAGEWYGYSYIWTDDGTDATLVAASGTDREFVVKTAGGERKQAWHYPSRAECMVCHSRAANYVLGLCEVQFNKDHTYPSGRTDNQLRVLEHLGLFNVGWAGEVGGAITDATSKQQPDQREPKPTGLLHAAPAALKRLADPYDKAQPLDLRAKAWLHTNCATCHVEAGGGNAQMQLDYPTAWDKMRLIDAKPLHQTFGLADARLIAPGAPERSVVLQRIRARGPNSGQMPPLSSARIDPVGVELMTEWCKGLKK, from the coding sequence ATGACACGCCGCTCCGCTCTCGCGACCGCCGCCCTCGCCGCGCTCGCCGGTGCCGTCGTTGCGACCGGCGGCCTACGCCATCTCTCGGCCGATCAAAAGCCCGAACACCCGATACCCGAACCGCTCAAGCAGCCGCTCCCGACGAGCTTCGAATGTCGATGGACCGACAGCGCCATCACGCTCGACGGCGTGGCGGATGAGCCGGCCTGGAAACACGCCCAGCCGATCGCCGCGTTCCACCTGCCGTGGCTCGGCGACAAGGCGCGGATGGGCCGCACCGCCGCCACCGCCAAACTGCTCTGGGACCGCGAGTACCTGTATTTCCACTGCGAAATGGAGGACTCCGACCTCTTCGCCGACATCACGGCCCACGACGGGGAACTCTGGAAAAATGACGTATTCGAGATCTTCCTGCGCCCGGACGCGACCAGGGCCGGCTACTACGAGTTCCAGGTGAACGCGGCCGGCGCCCACTTCGACGCCTTCTACCCCAAGTACGACGTCACCTCCGGCGTCGAGTGGTCGAAGGTGGGCCAGTTCCACATGGAATCAAAGGTCAAGTTGCGCGGCACGCTCAACAAGCGGGACGACACCGACAAAGGTTGGAGCGTGGAGGGTCGCATCTCGTGGACGGACTTCGTCCGCACCGGCGGGCGCCCGGTTCCGGGGGAGAAGTGGAAGCTGAACCTGTGCCGGTACGACTACCACGCGGACTGGAAGGAGCCGGAGCTGTCGTGCGTGGCCCCCATCGCGAAGAAGAAGATCCCGTCGTTCTTTCACCAGAGCGAGGACTACGCGACGCTCGCCTTCGTCGGCCCGGACGCGACCACAGCCAAGCCCTTTGGCATCGACAAACTGGAGCGGCCGACCAGTTCGACCGTAGTGGGGTTCCCCGACCCGCCGCCTTCGTTCATCGCGGCGCGGGCGCTGGACAAGTACCGCCCGGAGTTCCCCGTCTACGCCGAACTCATCCCGGGAGGGGGAACCCGCGGGGCCCCCCTCCCGGGAGACCCGGAGATGCTCGTCATCACGCAGCCGTGGGCCTACGGCCCGACCGCGGTCTCGCGCATCAAGTACGGCGCGGCCACCGCGACCAAGGACGCGGTCAAACTGATGGACACGCCCAGTGAGGGCACCGCCTACGGCCTCACCTTCCACCCGAAGTTCGCGGAGAACGGCTACGTCTACATCGGCTGGAACGGCAAACTGCCGGGGAAGCCGGGGAAGTGGTCCGTGATCACCCGCTACGCCATGACCACCAAGGCGCCCCACGAACTCGATCTCAAGAGTGCGGCGAATATCATCGAGTGGGCGTCGGACGGACACAACGGCGCCGCCGTGTGCTTCGGCGGGGACGGGATGATGTACGTCACCAGCGGCGACGGCACGTCCGATTCCGACACCAACCTCACCGGCCAGCGGACCGACCTGCTTTTGGCGAAGCTGCTGCGTATCGACGTCGACAAGCCCGCCGACGGGAAAATGTACAGCGTACCGAAGGACAACCCGTTCGTCGGCAACAAGGACTTCCGCCCCGAAACGTGGGCGATGGGCCTGCGCAACCCGTGGCGCATCTCTTATGACGCCAAAACCAAGCAACTGTGGGTGGGCCAGAACGGGCAAGACCTGTGGGAGCAGGCGTACCTCGTGAAGAAGGGCGACAACTACGGCTGGAGCGTGATGGAGGGCGGCCACCCGTTCTACCCGAACCGCAAGGCCGGTCCCACGCCGTTCGCGCCGCCGACCGTCGAACACCATCACTCGGAGGCGCGGTCGCTCACCGGCGGGCTCGTGTACCACGGCGCGAAGTACCCCGAACTGCAAGGCGCCTACATCTACGGCGACTACAGCACCGGCCACATCTGGGCCGTGAAGCACACCGGGGACAAGATCGAGTGGCACAAGAAGATCGCCATCACCACGCTCAAGATCACCGGGTTCACGACCGATCCGAACGGCGAGTTGCTCATCACGCACCACGCCGCGAGCGGGGACGGCGGCCTCTTCACGCTGGTCCCCAACACCGCCAAGCACGACGCCCGGTTCCCCAAGAAACTGAGCGACAGCGGCCTCTTCGATTCGGTGAAGGAGCACAAGCTGAAGCCCGGCGTGATCCCGTATTCCGTGAACGCCCCGTTCTGGTCGGACGGGTTGCACAAAGCCCGGTTCCTCGCGGTGCCGGAAGGCACCATCCAGTACAAGCGCACCAACGGCTGGGACTTCCCGGACAAGACCGTCGTCGTGAAGAGTTTCGCCCTGGAAACGACGGAGGGCGACCCGACGAGTCGTAAATGGGTCGAAACGCGCTTCATGACCCGGCAGGCCGGCGAGTGGTACGGCTACTCCTACATCTGGACCGACGACGGCACCGACGCCACGCTCGTGGCCGCGTCCGGCACCGACCGGGAGTTCGTCGTTAAGACCGCCGGCGGCGAGCGGAAGCAGGCGTGGCACTATCCGAGCCGGGCCGAGTGCATGGTGTGCCACAGCCGCGCCGCGAACTACGTGCTGGGGCTGTGTGAGGTGCAGTTCAACAAGGACCACACGTACCCGAGCGGCCGCACGGACAACCAGCTCCGCGTCCTCGAACACCTGGGGCTGTTTAACGTCGGGTGGGCCGGTGAGGTGGGCGGCGCGATCACGGACGCGACGAGCAAACAGCAGCCCGACCAGCGCGAGCCGAAACCCACCGGGCTGTTGCACGCCGCGCCGGCCGCACTGAAGCGCCTGGCCGATCCCTACGACAAGGCGCAACCGCTGGACCTCCGGGCGAAGGCGTGGCTGCACACGAACTGCGCGACGTGTCACGTCGAGGCGGGCGGCGGGAACGCGCAGATGCAACTCGACTACCCGACCGCCTGGGACAAGATGCGGCTGATCGACGCCAAGCCCCTGCACCAGACGTTCGGCCTCGCGGACGCGCGACTGATCGCCCCGGGCGCGCCGGAGCGGAGCGTGGTGCTCCAGCGGATTCGCGCACGCGGCCCCAACAGCGGGCAGATGCCGCCGCTGTCGTCCGCCCGCATCGACCCCGTCGGTGTCGAGCTGATGACCGAGTGGTGCAAGGGGCTGAAGAAGTGA